The Deinococcus koreensis genome window below encodes:
- a CDS encoding branched-chain amino acid ABC transporter permease gives MSAAASMPASRRAAEFRWTKLLPLALFFALALAFPFLPLGDRREFLLQIGFFTLVAGILALSWDILARSGQVSLAHAAFYGLGAYGSALLLRAGLPWGLALPLAALLAGGVSLILGAVTMRLSGMYFAIATLAFTEVLRTVIQNLPESVAGGANGMLVPALLGGNSRGQYLVALSLLGLTALVSLAVRLTRLHHAFAAIRQGEETARVLGVSVVRYKLAAFFISSALAALAGGLYAGKTFFINPLETFSLANSIAPLTTSIFGGLYTTLGPILGATVLRVAEELLHNSVKNGYLVVYGLVLMLSILWLPRGIVGLWRRGRHGGDL, from the coding sequence GTGAGCGCCGCAGCGTCCATGCCCGCGTCCAGACGCGCGGCGGAATTCCGCTGGACGAAGCTGCTGCCGCTGGCCCTCTTCTTCGCGCTGGCCCTTGCCTTCCCCTTCCTGCCGCTGGGCGACCGGCGCGAATTCCTGCTGCAGATCGGCTTCTTCACGCTGGTGGCCGGAATCCTGGCGCTGTCGTGGGACATCCTGGCGCGCTCCGGGCAGGTGTCGCTGGCACACGCGGCCTTCTACGGGCTGGGGGCGTACGGGTCGGCGCTGCTGCTGAGGGCGGGGCTGCCGTGGGGCCTGGCCCTGCCGCTCGCCGCGCTGCTCGCGGGCGGGGTCAGCCTGATCCTGGGCGCCGTGACCATGCGCCTGAGCGGCATGTACTTCGCCATCGCCACGCTGGCCTTCACCGAGGTGCTGCGCACCGTCATCCAGAACCTGCCGGAGTCGGTCGCCGGGGGCGCGAACGGGATGCTGGTGCCCGCGCTGCTGGGCGGCAACTCGCGCGGGCAGTATCTGGTGGCCCTGAGCCTGCTGGGCCTGACCGCCCTCGTGAGCCTCGCCGTGCGCCTGACCCGCCTGCACCACGCCTTCGCCGCCATCCGGCAGGGCGAGGAAACGGCGCGGGTGCTGGGCGTCTCGGTGGTGCGCTACAAGCTGGCGGCCTTCTTCATCTCCAGTGCGCTGGCGGCGCTGGCGGGCGGCTTGTACGCGGGCAAGACCTTCTTCATCAACCCGCTGGAGACCTTCTCCCTGGCGAACTCCATCGCGCCCCTCACGACCTCGATCTTTGGCGGGCTGTACACCACCCTGGGGCCGATCCTGGGCGCCACCGTACTGCGCGTGGCGGAAGAACTGCTGCACAACTCGGTGAAGAACGGCTACCTCGTCGTCTACGGCCTGGTGCTGATGCTGAGCATCCTGTGGCTGCCGCGTGGCATCGTGGGGCTGTGGCGGCGCGGGCGGCACGGGGGCGACCTGTGA
- a CDS encoding alpha/beta fold hydrolase, whose product MITPRMIHTGRLNTHVLERPATGESGRRLLLVHGNVSGSAFFQELLDALPADIHAVAPDLRGYGASEAKGIDATRGLRDWSDDLLSLLDALGWERAHWLGWSLGGGVILQAALDAPGRVQSLTLVAGISPFGFGGTHGPEGAPNAADFAGSGGGTVNAGFVAAVAAGDRSDEPGSPRDVLRKYYVNPATFTPTPEQEEAWLDAMLSTRTGDDFYPGDLSPSPTWPSVAPGTRGVANAFSPKYLNLSAFAHLTPPPPVLWVRGDADTIVSDTSLFDLAQLGALGAVPGWPGADVCPPQPMVTQLRALLARAQANGGSCREIVLPGVGHAPFIEAPGEFLAALTSHLDTT is encoded by the coding sequence ATGATCACGCCCAGAATGATCCACACAGGCCGCCTGAACACGCATGTCCTGGAGCGGCCCGCCACCGGAGAGTCGGGGCGCCGGCTGCTGCTGGTGCACGGCAACGTGTCGGGCTCGGCCTTCTTCCAGGAGCTGCTGGACGCGCTGCCGGCGGACATCCACGCGGTGGCCCCCGACCTGCGCGGCTACGGGGCCAGCGAGGCGAAGGGCATCGACGCCACGCGCGGCCTACGCGACTGGTCGGACGATCTCCTCTCGCTGCTGGACGCTCTGGGCTGGGAGCGCGCGCACTGGCTCGGCTGGAGCCTGGGCGGCGGCGTGATCCTGCAGGCGGCGCTGGACGCCCCGGGGCGGGTGCAGTCGCTGACGCTGGTGGCCGGAATCTCCCCCTTCGGCTTCGGCGGCACCCACGGGCCAGAGGGCGCGCCCAACGCCGCCGACTTCGCCGGCTCGGGCGGCGGCACGGTGAACGCGGGCTTCGTGGCGGCCGTGGCGGCGGGCGACCGCTCGGACGAGCCGGGCAGCCCACGCGACGTGCTGCGGAAGTACTACGTGAATCCGGCGACCTTCACGCCCACCCCTGAGCAGGAGGAGGCGTGGCTGGACGCCATGCTGAGCACCCGCACCGGGGACGACTTCTACCCCGGCGACCTGAGCCCCAGCCCCACCTGGCCCAGCGTTGCGCCGGGGACGCGGGGGGTGGCGAACGCTTTCTCTCCGAAATATCTGAACCTCTCGGCCTTTGCCCACCTGACCCCGCCGCCGCCCGTGCTGTGGGTGCGCGGCGACGCCGACACCATCGTCAGCGACACGAGCCTCTTCGATCTGGCGCAGCTCGGCGCCCTGGGGGCGGTGCCCGGCTGGCCCGGCGCGGACGTGTGCCCGCCGCAACCGATGGTCACGCAGCTGAGGGCGCTGCTGGCGCGGGCCCAGGCCAACGGAGGAAGCTGCCGCGAGATCGTGCTGCCGGGTGTGGGCCATGCCCCCTTCATCGAGGCGCCGGGCGAGTTCCTGGCCGCCCTGACCTCACATCTCGACACCACCTGA
- a CDS encoding ABC transporter ATP-binding protein, with amino-acid sequence MSGEIVLRAEGLSKRFGGLNAVQDVSFTQYEGEILAVIGPNGAGKTTLLNLLSGVYRPSAGRLHLLGQDVTDAPIEHRCWLGLGRAFQIVRPFPEMTVHENVTVGALFGQRGMTLPTARERAYDLLERTGLAAHADKAAHELTLLQDKRLEVARALATQPQVLLLDEVMAGLRPAEAQEAVSLVRSVRDSGISVLFIEHIMPVVRDLADRVVVMDQGQVLAQGTYREVTGNPQVVAAYLGTEAELQA; translated from the coding sequence GTGAGCGGCGAGATCGTGCTCCGGGCCGAGGGTCTCTCCAAACGTTTTGGGGGCCTGAACGCCGTGCAGGACGTGAGCTTTACCCAGTACGAGGGCGAGATCCTGGCGGTCATCGGGCCGAACGGGGCCGGCAAGACGACGCTGCTGAACCTGCTCTCGGGCGTCTACCGCCCCAGCGCGGGCCGCCTGCACCTGCTGGGCCAGGACGTGACCGACGCGCCCATCGAGCACCGCTGCTGGCTCGGCCTGGGCCGTGCCTTCCAGATCGTGCGCCCTTTCCCCGAGATGACCGTGCATGAGAACGTGACCGTGGGCGCGCTGTTCGGTCAGCGCGGGATGACCCTGCCCACCGCCCGCGAACGCGCCTACGACCTGCTGGAACGCACCGGCCTGGCCGCCCACGCCGACAAGGCCGCGCACGAACTGACCCTGTTGCAGGACAAGCGCCTGGAGGTGGCCCGCGCGCTGGCGACCCAGCCCCAGGTGCTGCTGCTCGACGAGGTGATGGCGGGGCTGCGGCCGGCCGAGGCCCAGGAGGCGGTGTCCCTGGTTCGCAGCGTGCGCGACAGCGGGATCAGCGTGCTGTTTATCGAGCACATCATGCCGGTGGTGCGCGATCTGGCCGACCGGGTGGTGGTCATGGATCAGGGTCAGGTGCTGGCCCAGGGCACCTACCGCGAGGTTACGGGGAATCCACAGGTGGTCGCAGCGTATCTGGGAACGGAAGCGGAGTTGCAGGCATGA
- a CDS encoding branched-chain amino acid ABC transporter permease, translating to MELFLQTLINGLLQSGIYALVASGLALAVGVVGIVNFAHGEYLMIGAFLAWAGSAYFGIDPLLALPLVALAVFGVGALTYRVSIRHVLLAPELNQMLLTFGLGILLQNLALMIMGGNTRTVSTPYQASSLSLGELSVGGPKAIAFGLAVLILGALYGVLYRTTLGRQMRAVAQNRRGAQLIGIDVDRVYLLAFGVSCALAAVAGVLVSVLLFASPTVGLVFALKAFAIIVMAGLGNLTGVLWASVILGLSEALVQTYVPGGGGWSDAVFFLMIFGTLVWRSYQGAFFRRAT from the coding sequence ATGGAACTCTTTCTACAGACGCTGATCAACGGCCTGCTGCAGAGCGGCATCTACGCCCTGGTGGCCTCCGGCCTGGCGCTGGCGGTGGGTGTGGTGGGCATCGTGAACTTCGCGCACGGCGAGTACCTGATGATCGGGGCCTTCCTGGCCTGGGCGGGCAGCGCCTACTTCGGGATCGACCCACTGCTGGCGCTGCCGCTGGTGGCGCTGGCGGTCTTCGGCGTGGGCGCCCTGACCTACCGCGTCAGCATCCGGCACGTGCTGCTGGCGCCCGAGCTGAACCAGATGCTGCTGACCTTCGGGCTGGGCATCCTGCTGCAGAACCTCGCGCTGATGATCATGGGCGGCAACACCCGCACGGTGAGCACCCCGTACCAGGCGAGTAGCCTGAGCCTCGGAGAACTCAGCGTCGGCGGCCCCAAGGCCATCGCCTTCGGGCTGGCCGTGCTGATCCTGGGGGCGCTGTATGGGGTGCTGTACCGCACCACCCTGGGCCGGCAGATGCGCGCCGTGGCCCAGAACCGCCGGGGCGCCCAACTCATCGGCATCGACGTGGATCGGGTGTACCTGCTGGCCTTCGGGGTGTCGTGCGCGCTGGCGGCGGTGGCGGGCGTGCTGGTCTCCGTGCTGCTGTTCGCCTCGCCCACCGTGGGGCTGGTGTTCGCCCTCAAGGCGTTCGCCATCATCGTGATGGCGGGGCTGGGGAACCTGACGGGCGTGCTGTGGGCCTCGGTGATCCTGGGGCTCTCGGAGGCGCTGGTGCAGACCTACGTGCCGGGCGGCGGCGGCTGGAGCGACGCGGTGTTCTTCCTGATGATCTTCGGCACGCTGGTCTGGCGCTCGTACCAGGGTGCCTTCTTCCGGAGGGCCACGTGA